From Calothrix sp. PCC 6303, a single genomic window includes:
- a CDS encoding CHAT domain-containing protein produces the protein MAFRIKQTRWLYVSLSVLSLCLAFTIASIEASPANVSSVTTPVISSSQVSNGLEQGRKLYQSGHFAEAATAWQTAVQQYNSQGDRINEALSLSYLSLAQQELNQWESANNSIDQSLKILQTVKPAASAIVWAQILNSQANLQMHTGRSESAIATWQQAQKYYEQAGDTTGSIGSQINQAQALQSLGFYRRSRQQLEALTQKLATMPDSEVKVGGLRSLGLALQAIGDAKSQQLLEQSLVTANKIQSKTQLSSIFASLGKNASHLKDPEAALNYFEDAEKAATNPNEVLQARLAQFKLLLDYDKLEYAIPIAPRLLQQLTQLPPSHDSLYTAINFAATVNKLSKPDQVVPSKDLAQLMAATVKSANLIQDAPAEAHALYQWGQIYNYTSEWNEAKKLADKSLNIARQLQADDIIAQSAWQVGKLYKQQGNRAEAISAYIEAVKSLKALRSDLVAVNSDVQFSFKESVEPVYRELVGLLLDEQPSQADLMQARELIESLQVAELDNFFREACLDKAQQIDKVDPTAAVIYPIILPDRLTTIVSQSGKPLRYYVIPKPQAEIEKTLSNLLTALNPVSDSKDRERFTQKIYDWLIRPAEQDGTFKETKTLVFVLDGKLRNIPMAALYDGKQYLIEKYAVALSPGLQLMAAHSFQQNKINAIVAGISESRSGFAALPAVESEVKQISKSVPSYLLLNQKFTSTALGDRVKSGNADIVHLATHGQFSSRLEDTYLLTWDGQVNVKELSELLKNRSGDSSKAIELLVLSACDTATGDDRAVLGLAGLAVKSGARSTVATLWPVKDKAAEMLMTSFYQQLRQPQTTKAEALRQAQIGLIRKSDFRDPFFWSAFVLVGNWI, from the coding sequence ATGGCTTTCCGAATTAAACAAACTCGTTGGTTGTATGTCAGCCTCAGTGTATTAAGTTTGTGTTTAGCATTTACCATTGCATCTATCGAAGCATCTCCGGCAAATGTTTCCTCTGTCACAACACCTGTTATTTCTAGTTCCCAAGTTAGCAATGGGCTAGAGCAAGGGCGAAAACTTTACCAATCTGGACATTTTGCGGAAGCTGCGACAGCTTGGCAAACGGCAGTCCAACAGTATAATAGTCAAGGCGATCGCATAAATGAAGCTTTAAGTCTAAGTTACCTCTCACTGGCACAACAAGAGCTTAATCAATGGGAATCTGCGAATAACTCAATTGACCAAAGTTTAAAAATTTTACAAACAGTTAAACCTGCTGCCAGTGCAATTGTCTGGGCACAAATACTGAATAGCCAAGCAAATTTACAGATGCATACAGGTAGATCTGAAAGTGCGATCGCAACTTGGCAACAGGCGCAAAAATATTATGAGCAAGCTGGTGATACTACTGGAAGCATAGGTAGTCAAATAAACCAAGCACAAGCGTTACAAAGTTTAGGATTTTATCGTCGTTCTCGTCAACAATTAGAAGCATTAACCCAAAAATTGGCAACCATGCCAGACTCAGAAGTCAAAGTAGGTGGATTGCGATCGCTTGGTTTAGCTTTGCAGGCAATTGGGGATGCCAAAAGTCAGCAATTATTGGAACAAAGTTTAGTTACAGCAAATAAAATTCAATCGAAAACCCAGTTAAGCTCTATTTTTGCAAGTCTGGGAAAAAATGCTTCACATTTAAAAGATCCAGAAGCAGCATTAAATTACTTTGAAGATGCCGAAAAAGCTGCTACTAATCCCAATGAAGTATTACAAGCACGTTTAGCTCAGTTCAAGTTATTGCTGGATTATGACAAACTGGAATACGCTATACCCATCGCACCTCGATTGCTACAACAGTTAACACAACTGCCTCCCAGCCACGATTCTCTTTATACAGCAATAAATTTTGCAGCGACTGTAAATAAATTGTCAAAACCTGACCAAGTTGTACCAAGCAAAGACTTAGCACAACTTATGGCAGCTACAGTTAAGTCTGCTAATCTAATTCAGGACGCTCCCGCAGAAGCCCATGCGCTGTATCAATGGGGACAAATATATAATTACACTTCTGAGTGGAATGAGGCAAAAAAATTAGCTGATAAATCCCTGAATATTGCCCGTCAACTCCAAGCTGACGATATTATCGCTCAATCAGCATGGCAGGTAGGGAAGTTATATAAACAACAAGGTAATAGAGCAGAAGCAATTTCAGCCTATATAGAAGCTGTTAAGTCATTAAAGGCATTGCGTTCTGATTTGGTTGCCGTTAATTCCGATGTTCAATTTTCTTTTAAAGAAAGTGTGGAACCTGTTTACCGTGAGTTAGTGGGTTTACTCCTGGATGAGCAACCAAGTCAAGCAGATTTGATGCAAGCTCGTGAATTGATAGAATCTCTCCAAGTTGCTGAACTGGATAACTTTTTTCGGGAAGCATGTTTAGATAAAGCGCAGCAAATTGATAAAGTTGACCCCACCGCAGCAGTTATTTACCCGATTATTCTCCCCGATCGTTTAACAACAATTGTTTCTCAATCTGGTAAACCATTACGTTATTACGTCATCCCCAAACCTCAAGCAGAAATTGAAAAAACCCTTAGTAATTTGTTAACTGCACTCAATCCTGTTTCTGATTCTAAAGATAGGGAACGATTTACCCAAAAAATTTATGATTGGTTGATTCGTCCCGCAGAACAGGATGGAACTTTTAAAGAAACTAAAACACTAGTATTTGTGTTGGATGGAAAACTGCGAAATATACCAATGGCAGCTTTGTATGACGGTAAGCAATATTTGATTGAGAAATATGCAGTTGCCCTTTCTCCAGGATTGCAACTTATGGCTGCTCACTCATTTCAGCAAAATAAAATTAATGCGATTGTTGCTGGTATTAGCGAATCTCGTTCTGGTTTTGCGGCATTGCCTGCGGTGGAATCAGAAGTCAAGCAAATCTCCAAGTCTGTACCATCTTACTTATTACTCAACCAAAAGTTTACCAGTACAGCGTTAGGCGATCGCGTCAAATCTGGGAATGCTGATATTGTTCACTTGGCAACCCACGGACAATTTAGTTCTCGTCTCGAAGATACCTACTTACTTACGTGGGACGGACAAGTTAATGTGAAAGAATTGTCAGAACTCCTCAAAAATCGCAGCGGAGATTCATCAAAAGCGATCGAATTACTGGTACTGAGTGCTTGTGATACAGCAACTGGAGATGATCGCGCTGTCTTAGGACTAGCTGGTTTAGCTGTTAAATCTGGTGCCCGTTCCACTGTTGCCACACTTTGGCCTGTCAAAGATAAAGCAGCAGAAATGCTCATGACTAGCTTCTATCAACAACTACGGCAACCTCAAACTACTAAAGCAGAAGCTCTACGTCAGGCACAAATAGGTCTAATTCGCAAATCTGATTTCCGCGATCCGTTCTTTTGGTCTGCCTTTGTTTTAGTTGGAAACTGGATTTAG
- a CDS encoding ShlB/FhaC/HecB family hemolysin secretion/activation protein, with product MNSVFEQKKNNYLDILPDVKFITFGLIVAVLLCNHQQGFCGEAIAQTSNPNSLPSDRTPVTPLPSDVLPQPSQQEPLVPPSQPQENQIPAVDDPNVKFKVDRVEVVGSTVFKPEDFIPVTSPFVGRELTFAELLQVKDAVTKLYTDKGYVTTGALITPQTVESGIIKIQVIEGSLQEIKIVGNRRLNTKYIRSRIQLGAGKPLNVPHLMEKLQLIRLDPRIQNLSAELQTGVRPGTNSLQVEVKEADTFKLTTTLDNGRSPSVGSFRRGIDLQEANLLGLGDTLSVGYANSDGSNAVNLNYTLPVNARNGSVSFGYNQGWNNVIEKPFTVLDIQSNSKSYDFSYRQPLIQKPTQELAVGLSFSRQESQTELGIDNIGGFPLSPGADADGKTKISALRFTQEYTQRSNKQVFAARSQFSLGVDWFDANVNDNAPDSRFFSWRGQAQWVRQLKPDTLFLVKGDLQAAADSLVPLEQFGLGGQSVRGYRQDALLTDNGMLLSAEFRLPIFRAAKMGGVLQLTPFIDVGKGWNQNGKNPSPSMLVGTGLGLVWKQGDTFTARLDWGIPLKAVEGEKNSLQENGLYFSVSYSPF from the coding sequence ATGAATTCAGTCTTTGAGCAAAAAAAAAATAATTATTTAGATATTCTTCCTGATGTAAAATTTATAACATTTGGTTTAATTGTTGCGGTTTTGCTATGCAACCATCAGCAAGGATTCTGCGGGGAAGCGATCGCTCAAACTTCTAATCCCAATTCTTTACCAAGCGATCGCACTCCTGTAACTCCCTTACCATCGGATGTACTGCCACAACCGTCACAGCAAGAACCATTAGTTCCACCTTCACAACCACAAGAAAACCAAATTCCCGCAGTTGATGATCCGAATGTTAAATTTAAGGTCGATCGCGTTGAAGTTGTTGGCAGTACAGTATTTAAACCAGAAGATTTTATTCCTGTGACATCCCCTTTTGTAGGGCGAGAATTAACATTTGCAGAGTTGCTACAAGTTAAAGATGCTGTCACCAAGCTCTACACAGATAAAGGTTATGTGACAACAGGTGCTTTAATTACACCGCAGACAGTAGAATCTGGAATAATCAAAATTCAGGTAATTGAAGGTAGTCTTCAAGAAATCAAAATTGTCGGCAACCGACGGTTAAACACCAAATATATTAGATCGCGCATTCAACTTGGTGCAGGAAAACCCTTGAATGTGCCGCATTTAATGGAAAAACTCCAACTTATCCGACTCGATCCCCGTATCCAAAACCTATCAGCCGAATTGCAAACAGGAGTCCGTCCAGGAACCAATAGTTTACAAGTTGAAGTCAAAGAAGCTGATACTTTTAAATTAACTACTACCTTAGATAACGGACGATCGCCTAGTGTGGGTAGTTTTCGTCGAGGTATAGATCTACAAGAAGCCAATTTACTGGGATTGGGCGATACACTAAGTGTAGGCTATGCCAATAGTGATGGTAGTAATGCTGTCAATCTCAATTACACCCTACCAGTGAATGCCCGTAATGGAAGTGTATCCTTTGGTTATAACCAGGGATGGAATAATGTCATTGAAAAACCGTTCACTGTCCTTGATATTCAATCAAATAGCAAATCTTACGACTTTAGTTATCGACAACCACTAATACAGAAACCAACCCAGGAATTAGCTGTGGGGTTATCTTTCTCTCGTCAAGAGAGCCAAACAGAATTAGGTATCGACAACATTGGAGGTTTTCCCTTGTCACCTGGTGCAGATGCGGATGGCAAGACCAAAATTTCCGCCCTACGGTTTACTCAAGAATATACTCAACGTAGTAACAAGCAAGTTTTCGCAGCGCGATCGCAATTTAGTCTGGGAGTAGATTGGTTCGATGCCAACGTTAATGATAATGCCCCAGATAGCCGCTTTTTTAGCTGGAGAGGACAAGCACAATGGGTACGACAATTAAAGCCAGACACTCTATTTTTAGTCAAGGGTGATTTGCAAGCAGCAGCAGACTCTCTAGTACCCTTAGAGCAATTTGGTTTAGGTGGACAAAGTGTACGCGGCTATCGTCAAGACGCGTTACTTACAGATAACGGCATGTTATTGTCCGCAGAATTTCGGTTGCCAATTTTTCGTGCCGCCAAAATGGGAGGAGTGTTACAATTAACACCCTTTATTGATGTTGGCAAAGGCTGGAATCAAAACGGGAAAAATCCGTCACCAAGTATGCTCGTAGGTACAGGATTAGGACTGGTATGGAAACAAGGTGACACTTTCACAGCACGCTTAGATTGGGGTATACCACTCAAGGCAGTTGAGGGAGAAAAGAATAGTCTCCAAGAAAATGGGCTGTATTTTTCAGTTAGCTATTCGCCGTTTTAG